One window of Mesorhizobium sp. WSM4904 genomic DNA carries:
- a CDS encoding ABC transporter ATP-binding protein, producing the protein MTSQSLSALTIRNLYKSYGAVDVLKGINLEAQPGEFIALVGPSGCGKSTLLALVAGLESVTSGEIRIGNRLVNSVPPKDRDIAMVFQSYALYPTMTVRQNITFGMESRGVPKADQADAVKHVAALLQIEALLGRKPGQLSGGQRQRVAMGRALVRDPKLFLFDEPLSNLDAKLRVDMRTEIKKLHNRVGKTTVYVTHDQVEAMTLASRIAVMHQGSVQQFDAAQMIYSRPANMFVAGFMGSPAMNFIPAELGDAAGRPCVTVRTADGGTAALELAQPVPAGAPRNVVLGVRPEHIYRFSDDLKHRKRAIAAVKAPVELVEPTGAETLAVLRFGDLEVTGRFDPDGAPRMGETMTLGIDMARACLFDPTTQSLL; encoded by the coding sequence ATGACGAGCCAATCCCTATCCGCCCTGACCATTCGCAATCTCTACAAGAGCTACGGCGCCGTGGACGTCTTGAAGGGCATCAACCTCGAAGCGCAGCCGGGAGAGTTCATCGCTCTCGTCGGACCTTCCGGTTGCGGCAAGTCCACCCTGCTTGCCTTGGTCGCCGGACTTGAAAGCGTGACGTCGGGTGAAATCCGCATCGGCAACCGGCTGGTCAATTCCGTGCCGCCAAAGGACCGCGACATCGCCATGGTGTTCCAGTCCTATGCGCTCTACCCGACCATGACCGTGCGCCAGAACATAACCTTCGGCATGGAGAGCCGCGGCGTGCCGAAGGCCGATCAGGCCGACGCCGTCAAGCACGTCGCGGCGCTGCTGCAGATCGAGGCGCTGCTTGGCCGCAAGCCCGGGCAACTCTCCGGCGGTCAACGCCAGCGGGTCGCCATGGGCCGGGCGCTGGTGCGGGACCCGAAGCTTTTCCTGTTCGACGAGCCGCTTTCCAACCTCGATGCCAAGCTGCGCGTCGACATGCGCACCGAGATCAAGAAGCTGCACAACCGTGTCGGCAAGACCACGGTCTATGTCACCCACGACCAGGTGGAGGCGATGACGCTCGCTTCGCGCATTGCCGTCATGCATCAGGGGTCGGTGCAGCAGTTCGACGCCGCGCAGATGATCTACAGCCGCCCCGCCAACATGTTCGTCGCGGGCTTCATGGGCTCGCCGGCGATGAATTTCATTCCCGCCGAGCTCGGCGACGCGGCGGGCCGGCCCTGCGTCACGGTTCGGACCGCGGATGGCGGCACCGCAGCGTTGGAACTTGCCCAGCCGGTGCCGGCCGGCGCGCCGAGGAACGTCGTGCTTGGCGTGCGGCCGGAACATATTTACCGCTTTTCGGACGACTTGAAGCACCGCAAGCGCGCCATCGCGGCGGTGAAGGCCCCGGTCGAGCTGGTCGAGCCCACGGGTGCCGAGACCCTGGCGGTACTTCGCTTCGGCGATCTCGAAGTCACCGGCCGTTTCGACCCGGACGGCGCCCCCCGGATGGGCGAGACAATGACGCTCGGCATCGACATGGCGCGGGCTTGCCTCTTCGATCCGACGACCCAATCCCTTCTTTGA
- a CDS encoding SDR family NAD(P)-dependent oxidoreductase: MTFATYPSLADRVVLITGGASGIGAEMVRTFAANAARVAFLDIQEAAGRELKAELAGAARHAPLFLPCDVTDIAALRAAIENVREKAGPVAVLVNNAANDDRHAVAEVTPDYWDHAQNVNLKHQFFAAQAVHPQMKSLGFGSIINLSSTSWRFGADQMTAYATAKAAIIGMTRSLARAFGPDNIRVNAIEPGAVITERQRRLWYTTPESVDQMVGRQLIRRVLLADEIARTALFLAADDSRMITKQSITVDAGLR, encoded by the coding sequence TTGACATTCGCCACCTATCCAAGCCTCGCAGACCGTGTCGTGCTGATCACCGGAGGAGCCTCTGGGATCGGCGCCGAAATGGTTCGCACCTTCGCGGCCAACGCGGCGCGAGTGGCCTTTCTCGACATTCAGGAAGCGGCCGGCCGGGAACTGAAGGCGGAGCTTGCGGGCGCCGCGCGCCACGCGCCCCTGTTCCTGCCATGCGATGTGACCGACATCGCGGCCCTGCGCGCAGCGATCGAGAATGTGCGGGAAAAGGCCGGGCCGGTTGCTGTCCTGGTGAACAACGCCGCCAATGATGACCGCCACGCAGTCGCTGAAGTGACGCCGGACTACTGGGATCATGCCCAAAACGTCAATCTGAAGCATCAGTTCTTCGCCGCCCAGGCCGTCCATCCGCAGATGAAGTCGCTGGGCTTTGGCTCCATCATCAACCTTTCCTCGACCTCCTGGCGCTTCGGCGCCGACCAGATGACCGCCTATGCCACGGCCAAGGCCGCGATCATCGGCATGACGCGGTCGCTGGCCCGCGCCTTCGGTCCCGACAATATCCGCGTCAACGCCATCGAGCCGGGCGCCGTGATCACCGAGCGGCAGCGCCGTCTTTGGTACACGACGCCGGAGTCCGTCGATCAGATGGTCGGGCGCCAGTTGATCAGGCGGGTTCTGCTGGCCGACGAGATCGCCCGCACGGCGCTTTTTCTCGCCGCCGACGACAGCCGCATGATCACCAAGCAATCCATCACCGTCGATGCGGGCCTGCGCTGA
- a CDS encoding sugar phosphate isomerase/epimerase family protein has protein sequence MLRVGLNPYGLTYHLGLQGRGTPRANPKGAGLEGFIALAEELGARTLEIYDPWLAEMSDSGLTALKERLDGLGMTPVVSAGLNMMGPLESAFRSARALGARTIRLGLTPVLCGDRNAWGDKWGELNASIRSALQQWGPRAEAEGRVLAIENHQDFGSAELVAFCETGGRGVGITFDTGNTFPVAEAPLDFTRRIAPYVRHVHLKDYRVQFTGEGYRLVRCAIGDGAVPFSDLAALLGDMHDELTAVLEPGALEARHVRFLLDDWWNGYPPKTAREFAACLAAAQKNRLPDDADFRTPWERGDDGALVSYELDMIRRSAANMKELGLMTLENPS, from the coding sequence ATGCTCCGCGTTGGTTTGAACCCCTATGGGCTTACCTATCATCTTGGGCTGCAGGGCCGCGGCACGCCGCGCGCCAACCCCAAGGGCGCGGGGCTCGAAGGCTTCATCGCCCTGGCCGAGGAGCTCGGCGCACGCACGCTCGAGATCTACGATCCATGGCTGGCGGAAATGTCCGATTCCGGCCTGACCGCCCTGAAGGAGCGGCTCGACGGGCTTGGGATGACACCCGTCGTCAGCGCCGGGCTCAATATGATGGGGCCGCTGGAGAGCGCGTTCCGTTCCGCCCGCGCGCTCGGCGCGAGGACCATCCGGCTCGGCCTGACACCGGTTCTGTGCGGTGACCGCAATGCCTGGGGCGACAAATGGGGCGAGCTCAACGCCTCGATCAGGTCGGCGCTTCAGCAATGGGGGCCGCGGGCCGAAGCCGAAGGCCGCGTGCTCGCGATCGAGAACCATCAGGATTTCGGCAGCGCCGAGCTGGTGGCGTTCTGCGAGACGGGCGGGCGAGGGGTCGGCATCACGTTCGACACCGGCAATACGTTTCCCGTCGCCGAGGCGCCGCTCGACTTCACCCGCCGCATCGCGCCCTATGTGCGACATGTCCACCTGAAGGACTACCGCGTTCAGTTCACGGGCGAAGGATATCGGCTCGTGCGCTGCGCCATCGGCGACGGCGCCGTGCCCTTCAGCGACCTCGCGGCCCTGCTCGGCGACATGCACGACGAACTCACCGCCGTGCTCGAGCCGGGTGCGCTCGAGGCGCGCCATGTGCGCTTTCTTCTCGACGACTGGTGGAACGGCTATCCGCCGAAAACCGCGCGCGAATTCGCCGCCTGCCTTGCCGCCGCGCAAAAGAATCGCCTGCCCGACGATGCCGATTTCCGCACCCCCTGGGAGCGCGGGGACGACGGCGCCCTGGTTTCCTACGAGCTCGACATGATCCGGCGTAGCGCCGCCAACATGAAGGAGCTCGGCCTCATGACTCTGGAGAACCCCTCATGA
- a CDS encoding SDR family oxidoreductase — translation MTTRELSGVTAFVTGSGRGLGHVMADRLAELGADVAIHDLDWTQPAKYGEFADLGESARHLGRHGTRVTAVTGNIGDRAAVAEMKRKIEAELGDVHVLVNCAGGDIGAKGTKPSPNNALDIDYEDIKVLTENNLIGTMLVCQAFVPPMVKRGSGSVINIASAAAHLGCSPEVVYSTLKAAVVHYTRCLAKELIDEGVRVNAVSPGATKTARFQATRVVDPARMDSSKRSLNRYAEPEEIAEAVAFLAGSRARFINGQVIRVDGGFTIFPG, via the coding sequence ATGACAACTCGCGAACTCAGCGGCGTCACCGCCTTCGTCACCGGTTCCGGACGCGGCCTCGGCCACGTCATGGCGGACCGGCTGGCGGAACTCGGGGCGGACGTTGCAATCCACGACCTGGACTGGACCCAACCGGCGAAGTATGGCGAGTTCGCCGACCTCGGTGAATCGGCAAGGCACCTGGGACGACACGGCACCCGGGTGACCGCGGTCACCGGCAATATCGGCGACCGTGCCGCCGTTGCCGAGATGAAGCGCAAGATCGAGGCGGAGCTCGGCGATGTGCACGTGCTCGTCAACTGCGCGGGCGGCGACATCGGCGCCAAGGGAACCAAGCCCAGCCCCAACAATGCCCTCGACATCGATTACGAGGACATAAAGGTGCTCACCGAAAACAACCTGATCGGTACCATGCTGGTTTGCCAGGCCTTCGTGCCGCCGATGGTGAAGCGCGGATCAGGGTCGGTGATCAATATCGCCTCGGCGGCCGCTCACCTCGGCTGCTCGCCGGAGGTCGTCTATTCGACCCTCAAGGCTGCCGTCGTCCACTATACCCGTTGCCTCGCCAAGGAACTGATCGACGAGGGCGTGCGGGTCAATGCAGTCAGCCCAGGGGCGACGAAAACCGCCCGGTTCCAGGCGACACGCGTCGTCGATCCGGCAAGGATGGATTCGTCCAAGCGTTCCCTGAACCGCTATGCCGAGCCTGAAGAGATTGCCGAGGCTGTCGCCTTTCTTGCTGGATCGCGCGCCCGCTTCATCAACGGCCAGGTGATCCGTGTGGACGGCGGCTTCACGATCTTTCCGGGGTGA
- a CDS encoding SDR family oxidoreductase, whose translation MRETAIKRFDLSGRLALVTGSSKGIGFAIARGLAEAGAELVLNARNESVLEEARTRLAAEGHKVHARAFDVTDAAAVTAAVDAIESEIGPIEILFNNAGTQFRAPLEEFPLDAWERLKATNIDSVFHVGQAVARRMIPRGHGKIVNIASVQSELARTSIAPYTATKGAVKMLTKGMATDWARYGLQVNAIGPGYFNTELNAALVADASFTAWLEKRTPAGRWAEVEELIGAAVFLASDASSFVNGHVLYVDGGITASL comes from the coding sequence ATGAGGGAAACTGCCATCAAGCGCTTCGACCTTTCCGGCCGGCTCGCGCTGGTAACCGGATCCTCGAAGGGGATAGGCTTCGCGATCGCCCGCGGCTTGGCCGAAGCAGGCGCGGAGCTGGTGCTCAACGCGCGCAACGAAAGCGTGCTGGAGGAGGCGCGGACACGGCTCGCCGCCGAAGGCCATAAGGTTCACGCTCGCGCCTTCGACGTGACGGACGCGGCCGCCGTGACGGCAGCGGTCGATGCCATCGAGAGCGAAATCGGTCCGATCGAGATCCTGTTCAACAATGCCGGCACGCAGTTTCGCGCGCCGCTCGAGGAATTTCCGCTGGATGCCTGGGAAAGGCTCAAGGCGACCAATATCGACAGCGTATTCCATGTCGGCCAGGCTGTGGCACGCCGCATGATCCCGCGCGGACACGGCAAAATCGTCAACATCGCCTCCGTGCAGAGCGAGCTGGCACGCACGAGCATCGCGCCCTACACGGCGACCAAGGGTGCCGTGAAGATGCTGACCAAGGGCATGGCGACCGACTGGGCGCGATATGGCCTGCAGGTCAATGCGATCGGTCCAGGCTATTTCAACACCGAACTCAATGCCGCCTTGGTCGCCGACGCCAGCTTCACCGCCTGGCTGGAGAAACGCACGCCTGCCGGCCGCTGGGCAGAGGTCGAGGAACTGATCGGGGCGGCGGTCTTCCTGGCTTCCGATGCATCAAGCTTTGTCAACGGCCACGTCCTCTATGTCGACGGCGGCATCACGGCATCGCTCTGA
- a CDS encoding chromate resistance protein ChrB domain-containing protein: MPSTTAITIPQLSRLVGLPDAPVLIDVRVDEDYEADPRLLPASRRRDFRTVSTWAAEFSGSKVVVICQKGQKLSQGVAAWLRHEGIPAESLEGGFEAWTAAKAPLIAAGAVPPRDEKGRTVWVTRSRPKVDRIACPWLIRRFVDPDAVFLFVDPAEVPLVADRFAAIPFDIEGVFWSHRGDRCTFDTMIEEFGLRVDALDRLALIVRGADTARLDLVPQAAGFLAASLGLSRMFRDDLEQLEAGMLLYDAFFRWCRDATDETHNWPVGGKAQ; encoded by the coding sequence ATGCCGTCAACGACCGCAATCACCATTCCGCAACTTTCCCGTCTCGTCGGCTTGCCGGATGCGCCGGTTCTTATCGATGTGCGCGTCGATGAGGATTACGAAGCCGATCCGCGGCTGCTGCCGGCTTCCCGCCGGCGCGATTTCAGAACCGTCTCGACCTGGGCGGCCGAGTTCTCCGGATCCAAGGTCGTCGTCATCTGCCAGAAGGGACAGAAGCTCTCGCAAGGCGTCGCCGCGTGGCTGCGTCATGAGGGTATTCCGGCGGAGTCGCTGGAAGGCGGCTTCGAGGCCTGGACCGCCGCCAAGGCGCCGTTGATCGCGGCCGGCGCGGTCCCGCCCCGCGACGAGAAGGGCCGCACCGTGTGGGTCACCCGTTCGCGGCCGAAGGTCGACCGCATCGCCTGCCCCTGGCTGATCCGCCGCTTCGTCGATCCCGATGCGGTGTTCCTGTTCGTCGACCCGGCCGAGGTGCCGCTGGTGGCGGACCGCTTCGCGGCGATTCCCTTCGATATCGAGGGCGTGTTCTGGAGCCATCGCGGCGATCGCTGCACTTTCGATACGATGATCGAGGAGTTCGGCCTGCGCGTCGATGCGCTCGACCGCTTGGCGCTGATCGTGCGCGGAGCCGATACGGCGCGGCTCGACCTCGTTCCGCAGGCGGCCGGGTTCCTCGCCGCCTCGCTCGGCCTGTCGCGCATGTTCCGCGACGATCTCGAGCAACTCGAAGCCGGCATGCTCCTCTATGACGCGTTCTTCCGCTGGTGCCGCGACGCCACGGACGAGACGCATAACTGGCCGGTCGGAGGCAAGGCACAATGA
- the chrA gene encoding chromate efflux transporter has translation MTALAKDGAARPAEVPAVPTFREATRLWAKIGLLSFGGPAGQIALMHKELVEERRWIGEERFLHALNYCMLLPGPEAQQLAIYVGWLLHRTAGGLVAGTLFVLPGALVMLGLSSFYMLYNDAPVIEALFFGVKAAVLAVVVEAVIRIGRRALKNRAMVAIAVAAFLAIYVARLPFPLIVLAAGLIGWIGNRFAPGLFSGSAHSKGKTAADSRGVVDLMFERGELGHTVPTRWHAARTIAIWLPLWLGPVALIAALAGPGSVWAQMGGFFSLMAVVTFGGAYAVLAYVAQAAVTSFGWLAPGEMVDGLGLAETTPGPLILVLQFVGFAAAYRHAGTLSPLLAGSLGAALTLWATFAPCFFWIFLGAPYIEQLRQNKALSAALGAITAAVVGVVMNLALWFALHVVFGKVASIGWGVEVPVFSSLDWRAALLSAAAMVAMLKLKVGMLPTLAASALAGLALLAS, from the coding sequence ATGACCGCGCTTGCCAAGGACGGCGCGGCGCGGCCGGCCGAGGTTCCGGCCGTGCCGACTTTTCGCGAGGCGACGCGGCTCTGGGCAAAGATCGGCTTGCTCTCCTTCGGCGGGCCGGCCGGACAGATCGCGCTGATGCATAAGGAACTGGTCGAGGAGCGCCGCTGGATCGGCGAGGAGCGTTTTCTCCACGCGCTGAACTACTGCATGCTCCTGCCGGGTCCCGAGGCGCAGCAGCTTGCCATCTATGTCGGCTGGCTGCTGCACCGGACCGCCGGCGGGTTGGTCGCCGGCACCCTGTTCGTACTGCCGGGCGCGCTGGTCATGCTCGGCCTGAGCAGCTTCTACATGCTCTACAACGACGCGCCGGTCATCGAGGCGCTGTTCTTCGGCGTCAAGGCGGCGGTGCTGGCCGTCGTCGTCGAGGCTGTCATTCGCATCGGCAGGCGGGCGCTGAAGAACCGGGCCATGGTGGCGATAGCCGTGGCGGCCTTCCTCGCCATCTACGTCGCCAGGTTGCCGTTCCCGCTGATCGTGCTTGCCGCAGGCCTGATCGGTTGGATCGGCAATCGTTTTGCACCAGGGCTGTTTTCCGGCTCGGCGCACAGCAAGGGCAAAACCGCTGCCGACAGCCGGGGCGTGGTCGACCTGATGTTCGAACGCGGCGAGCTCGGCCACACCGTGCCGACCAGGTGGCATGCGGCCCGCACCATTGCGATCTGGCTGCCGCTCTGGCTCGGACCGGTGGCACTGATCGCCGCGCTGGCGGGACCGGGAAGCGTGTGGGCGCAGATGGGCGGCTTCTTCAGCCTGATGGCCGTCGTCACCTTCGGCGGCGCCTATGCGGTTCTGGCCTATGTCGCGCAAGCGGCGGTGACCTCGTTCGGCTGGCTGGCACCCGGCGAAATGGTCGACGGGCTCGGGCTTGCCGAGACGACGCCCGGCCCACTGATCCTGGTGCTGCAGTTCGTCGGCTTCGCCGCCGCCTATCGCCATGCCGGCACGCTCAGCCCGTTGCTTGCGGGATCGCTGGGGGCGGCGCTGACGCTCTGGGCCACCTTCGCGCCCTGCTTCTTCTGGATATTCCTCGGCGCGCCTTACATCGAGCAGTTGCGGCAGAACAAGGCGCTGTCGGCGGCGCTCGGCGCGATCACGGCCGCGGTCGTCGGCGTGGTGATGAACCTTGCGCTGTGGTTCGCGTTGCACGTCGTGTTCGGCAAGGTCGCGAGTATCGGCTGGGGCGTGGAGGTCCCGGTCTTCTCCTCGCTCGACTGGCGCGCGGCGTTGCTGTCGGCGGCGGCGATGGTCGCCATGCTGAAGCTGAAAGTCGGCATGCTGCCGACGCTCGCGGCATCGGCGCTGGCGGGACTGGCCTTGCTGGCATCGTGA
- a CDS encoding dihydrodipicolinate synthase family protein, whose translation MASRFGLSVALTTPFDAFGRIAVPLMTAHARACLDAGCSSVTLFGTTGEGASVGTAERQAVIDAMLAAGIAADQLVAGVLVDAAEDAAEQCRQALQRGARNILLAPPSYFKNVGDDGLFGWFGAVFAALGPLARGMLLYNIPSVTTVQLSLDLIGRLRKAYPGVIAGVKDSGGDWTYSEALLKAHGDLIILIGDERHLAPAVRIGGQGAISGMANFAAGELRAMIDSGRDDSRVEGFVLELLRHPVIPAVKAMVARQTGDERWLTVRPPLEPVAPPERQQLGAAYDRLFSTQAA comes from the coding sequence GTGGCTTCGCGCTTTGGTCTGTCGGTTGCGCTCACAACGCCCTTTGATGCATTCGGGCGGATCGCCGTCCCGCTGATGACCGCGCATGCCCGGGCTTGTCTCGATGCCGGCTGCAGCAGCGTGACGCTGTTCGGCACCACCGGCGAAGGCGCTTCCGTCGGCACGGCGGAACGGCAGGCGGTCATCGATGCCATGCTTGCGGCGGGTATTGCGGCCGACCAGCTTGTCGCCGGCGTGCTGGTCGATGCGGCGGAGGATGCCGCGGAGCAGTGCCGTCAGGCCTTGCAGCGCGGCGCCCGCAACATCCTGCTCGCGCCGCCGAGCTACTTCAAGAATGTCGGCGACGATGGGCTGTTCGGCTGGTTCGGGGCCGTGTTCGCCGCGCTCGGTCCGCTCGCCCGCGGCATGCTGCTCTACAACATCCCCTCGGTCACGACGGTGCAGCTGTCGCTCGACCTGATCGGTCGGCTGCGCAAGGCGTATCCGGGCGTGATCGCCGGGGTCAAGGATTCCGGCGGAGACTGGACGTACAGCGAAGCGCTGCTCAAGGCGCATGGCGACCTGATAATCCTGATCGGCGACGAACGGCATCTGGCGCCGGCGGTGCGGATCGGCGGCCAGGGCGCGATTTCCGGCATGGCCAATTTCGCCGCCGGCGAGCTTCGCGCGATGATCGACAGCGGGCGCGACGATTCCCGCGTGGAGGGCTTCGTCCTCGAATTGCTCAGGCATCCGGTCATCCCGGCGGTGAAGGCGATGGTAGCGCGCCAGACCGGCGACGAACGCTGGCTGACGGTCCGGCCGCCGCTCGAGCCGGTCGCGCCACCGGAGCGGCAGCAGCTCGGTGCCGCTTACGACCGGCTGTTCTCGACGCAAGCGGCATGA
- a CDS encoding GntR family transcriptional regulator → MDDTSEPATLREKAYASFTRHLLARDLKPGQFVSQRELVAFTGLPLGAIREIVPRLEAEGLLTTIPQRGMQIAHIDISLIREAFQFRLFMEREAVALFAVNASDTEIARLRREHEDMLAQALAQTPTPEMEARAQSIDWAMHDTFISALGNEIIAKAYLVNSVKIRLIHQERFRIDGRVVPVMREHLAVIDALEKRDPQKAVEAISQHIDNARRLALQI, encoded by the coding sequence ATGGACGACACGAGCGAGCCGGCAACCCTGAGGGAAAAGGCCTATGCCAGCTTCACGCGGCATCTGCTGGCCCGCGACCTCAAGCCGGGTCAATTCGTGTCGCAGCGCGAACTGGTCGCCTTCACCGGCCTGCCGCTCGGAGCCATCCGCGAGATCGTGCCGCGGCTCGAGGCGGAAGGGCTGCTGACCACGATCCCGCAGCGCGGCATGCAGATCGCGCACATCGACATCAGCCTGATCCGCGAGGCGTTCCAGTTCCGCCTGTTCATGGAACGCGAGGCGGTCGCGCTGTTTGCCGTCAACGCTTCCGACACCGAGATTGCCCGGCTGCGGCGCGAACACGAGGACATGCTCGCGCAGGCGCTGGCGCAGACCCCGACGCCGGAAATGGAAGCCAGGGCGCAGAGCATCGACTGGGCCATGCATGACACATTCATCAGCGCGCTGGGCAACGAGATCATCGCCAAGGCCTATCTGGTCAATTCGGTGAAGATCAGGCTGATCCACCAGGAGCGGTTTCGCATCGACGGTCGCGTCGTGCCGGTCATGCGCGAGCATCTGGCGGTGATCGACGCGCTGGAGAAACGCGATCCGCAGAAGGCGGTCGAGGCGATCAGCCAGCACATCGACAATGCGCGCCGGCTGGCGCTCCAGATTTGA
- a CDS encoding sugar ABC transporter substrate-binding protein has translation MSSNPFSPTRRQLLQGTAALAAAGLAGLRPGLAAGVDWKRFAGTTLDVNLVKSPRSDTILKNLAEFEELTGIKVNAEATPEQQQRQKTVIELSSGKPSFDVVHLSYHVQKRQFEKGGWLADISGYLADPGLTDPGLAASDFAEAGMQFAKDSQGVLRSLPFSVDYWILYWNKELFDAKGQKYPESFEQLVAAAEALTDPSSNTFGFVARGLKNANTPVWTSLMLGYDMTPLGSDGKLRTTSPEAVEAASLYQRLMTKAAPPGVTGFNWAEAQSAFLQGKIGMWFDGVGFAPPMENPEKSRVVGKVGYGVMPKGPKAHASGTFGDGIGVTSASSKKEAAYLFCQWAVSPAMGARLLQAGAGVPFRKSVLEDPKVREGVTMPSSWLDAVIGSGNISRLALPVIIPVTEFRDIYGVALTNMIAGADPAAELKKATEQFQPVLDRSEQG, from the coding sequence ATGTCGTCCAATCCATTCAGCCCAACCAGGAGGCAGCTGCTCCAGGGAACAGCCGCACTCGCCGCCGCCGGCCTTGCAGGTCTTCGTCCGGGCCTCGCCGCAGGCGTCGACTGGAAGCGCTTTGCCGGCACGACGCTCGACGTCAATCTGGTCAAGAGCCCGCGCAGCGACACCATCCTGAAGAACCTCGCCGAGTTCGAGGAGCTGACCGGCATCAAGGTCAATGCCGAGGCCACGCCCGAACAGCAGCAGCGCCAGAAGACGGTGATCGAGCTCAGCTCCGGCAAGCCCAGCTTCGATGTCGTGCATCTGAGCTACCATGTGCAGAAGCGGCAGTTCGAGAAGGGCGGCTGGCTGGCCGACATTTCCGGCTATCTTGCCGATCCGGGCCTCACCGATCCGGGGCTGGCCGCAAGCGACTTCGCCGAGGCCGGCATGCAGTTCGCCAAGGACAGCCAGGGCGTGCTGCGCTCGCTGCCGTTCTCCGTCGACTACTGGATCCTTTACTGGAACAAGGAGCTGTTCGACGCCAAGGGGCAGAAATATCCCGAGAGCTTCGAGCAGCTGGTGGCCGCCGCCGAAGCGCTGACGGACCCGTCGAGCAACACGTTCGGCTTCGTCGCCCGCGGTCTCAAAAACGCCAACACGCCGGTCTGGACGTCGCTGATGCTCGGCTATGACATGACGCCGCTCGGCAGCGACGGCAAGCTGCGCACGACATCGCCGGAAGCGGTCGAAGCCGCCAGCCTCTACCAGCGGCTGATGACCAAGGCCGCGCCTCCCGGCGTCACCGGCTTCAACTGGGCCGAGGCGCAATCCGCCTTCCTGCAGGGCAAGATCGGTATGTGGTTCGACGGCGTCGGGTTCGCGCCGCCCATGGAAAATCCGGAGAAATCGCGGGTGGTCGGCAAGGTCGGCTACGGCGTCATGCCAAAGGGGCCGAAAGCGCATGCCTCGGGTACGTTCGGCGACGGCATCGGCGTGACGTCCGCCAGCTCGAAGAAGGAAGCGGCTTATCTGTTCTGCCAGTGGGCGGTGTCGCCGGCCATGGGCGCGCGCCTGCTGCAGGCCGGCGCCGGCGTGCCGTTCCGCAAATCCGTGCTCGAAGACCCCAAGGTGCGTGAGGGCGTCACGATGCCGTCGAGCTGGCTGGACGCCGTGATCGGCTCCGGCAACATCAGCCGGCTGGCGCTGCCGGTCATCATCCCCGTCACCGAGTTCCGCGATATCTATGGCGTGGCGCTGACCAACATGATTGCCGGCGCCGATCCCGCCGCGGAGCTGAAGAAGGCCACCGAGCAGTTCCAGCCGGTTCTCGACAGGAGCGAGCAGGGCTGA
- a CDS encoding sugar ABC transporter permease has translation MSAIAPERAGVTTQAIEESQPVRLAANYWPFVVPALVVVGAVIVFPWAFTLWMSVNSWTLGQSRSFAGMENYLRLASDPRFWESLWHTLTYTFLSVVAPMFLGTVAALIFDARFALRGLLRGIFVMPMMATPVAVALVWTMMFHPQLGVLNYLLSLVGIPAQEWIFNANTVIPSLVAVETWQWTPLVMLIVLGGLASVPREPFESAEIDGANAWQQFRYLTLPMIAPFLMIAVIIRTIDALKSFDIIYAMTQGGPGTASETINIYLYNTAFSYYDMGYGSAMAVVFFIVIVALSFMLLMLRQRSQWIDAEGK, from the coding sequence ATGTCCGCCATCGCCCCAGAACGCGCGGGGGTGACGACGCAAGCCATCGAGGAGAGCCAGCCGGTCCGGCTGGCTGCCAACTACTGGCCTTTCGTCGTCCCTGCGCTCGTCGTCGTCGGCGCGGTGATCGTCTTTCCGTGGGCCTTCACGCTGTGGATGAGCGTCAACAGCTGGACGCTCGGCCAGTCGCGAAGCTTCGCCGGGATGGAAAACTATCTGCGCCTGGCGAGCGATCCGCGCTTCTGGGAATCGCTCTGGCATACCTTGACCTATACCTTCCTGTCGGTGGTCGCGCCGATGTTCCTCGGCACCGTCGCCGCCCTGATCTTCGACGCCAGGTTTGCCTTGCGCGGCCTGCTGCGCGGCATCTTCGTGATGCCGATGATGGCCACGCCCGTTGCCGTGGCATTGGTCTGGACCATGATGTTCCATCCGCAGCTCGGCGTGCTCAACTACCTCTTGTCGCTGGTCGGCATTCCGGCGCAGGAGTGGATATTCAACGCCAACACCGTCATTCCTTCGCTGGTTGCGGTCGAGACCTGGCAGTGGACGCCGCTGGTGATGCTGATCGTGCTGGGCGGCCTGGCATCCGTGCCGCGCGAGCCGTTCGAGAGCGCCGAGATCGACGGTGCCAATGCCTGGCAGCAGTTCCGCTACCTCACCTTGCCGATGATCGCGCCGTTCCTGATGATCGCGGTCATCATCCGCACGATCGATGCGCTGAAGAGCTTCGACATCATCTACGCGATGACCCAGGGCGGGCCGGGCACGGCGTCGGAAACGATCAACATCTATCTCTATAACACCGCCTTCTCCTATTACGACATGGGCTATGGCTCGGCCATGGCCGTGGTCTTCTTCATCGTCATCGTGGCGCTGTCCTTCATGCTCTTGATGCTGCGCCAGCGCTCGCAATGGATCGACGCGGAGGGCAAATAG